Within the Deltaproteobacteria bacterium genome, the region TGGGCGTGGCGGTTGGCTCGTTCGGGCGGGTGACGCTCGGGGTAAAGGTGCGGGTCGAAGTTGGCGGCCGGGTGGGCGCAGGGGTCGTGGGCGTCGAGGTCGGCGTGCTGGTGAGCCGCGGCGGCAGAGTGCTCGTCGGCGTCCATGTCGGCGTGCTAGTGAGCCGCGGGGGCAGAGTGTTCGTCGGCGTCAACGTTGGCGTGCTGGTGAACCGCGGGGGCAGAGTGTTCGTCGGCGTCAACGTTGGCGTGCTGGTGTTTAACCGAGACGACAGAGTGTTCGTGGGGGTGACCAGTGGGGACTCGGAGCCACGAGCCACAGGCTGGAGGCCTGTGGCCGCCTGACTCGCGGTCGCCGCGGTCATAACCGCCAGAACGACCAGAATCGACCGTCGGGGGTTGGTCACGGGTACGCAGGTTAGCACGCTGCGCTCGCACCTGTCGAACCGCGGTGAGTGTCGTGCGAGTTTCTGCTAGGTTGTGCGACGATGGCACGAGTGCAGCAGAGCGAGGGCGAGAAGATCATCGCCGTCAACCGCAAGGCCCGGCACGATTACTTCATCGAGGAGAGCTGCGAAGCCGGCCTCGTACTCACCGGGAGCGAAGTGAAGTCACTGCGAGCTGGCAAAGCCAATTTGAAAGACAGCTACGCCCGCATCGAGCGCGGCGAAGCCTGGCTGGTGAATGCGCACATCAGCGAATACAATCCCTCGGCCCAATTCGGGCATGAGCCGACCCGGCGGCGCAAGCTGCTGTTGCACGCGCGTGAGATCGACCGGCTCACGGGCAAAACCAAGGAGCGGGGGCTGACCTTGGTGCCGTTGCGGCTGTACTTCAAGAACGGCCGCGCCAAAGTGGAGCTGGGGCTCGGCCGCGGCAAGAAGCAGTACGACAAGCGCGAGTCGATCAAAGAACGCGAGACCCGCCGTGAGGTCGACCGGGCGATGAAGCAATGAGGGCTGGCCTCACCAGCCTTCGTCGGGGTCGGGGCCAATAACTCGCACCAGCTCGACGCCGTTCCGCGCCTGAATGACCAACCAACAGCCACGACCACAGCCACCGAGGAAGACGCGGCGCGGGCCGTCGTCAACTGCGATGCGGAAGCGCCCGACCTTGAACCGGAAGAAAGTGGCGGCGCGCAGAATCGAACTGCGGACCTAGGGATTATGAGACCCTCGCTCTAGCCAACTGAGCTACGCCGCCAAACTTGAGATCCTGGCGCTTGCGGCCGTCGCCACCGGCGGGCGCCGAGAACCGCCACCAACTTACCGGGCAAGCCCGCCTCTTGGCAAGCCCGGGCGCGACATTCGGCCGCGGATTGCGTCCCAGTTGAACGTCCCCTCCCCATGATTGTGCCCGTTGCGTGTGGCTCCGCGAACACAGCGCGAGACAGTACTGGTGCAACGCAAATGCTACTCTTGCGTCTCCGCGTGCTGCTGAAAACCCTCCGGACCTGCGCCGAAGCCGCGCCCCGAAATGGCGCTGAGCGCGCCGCGACCTATAGCAAGCTCGCCACCAACGTCGCGCCCTGAGCTCAATCCGTCGAATCCCTTGTGGCGCATCATTCCCGTTCGATTGCGCCGGCTTCGACGTAGGCTTGTATCTCGTCCGGCGTCAGGCCGAGCAACTCGCCGAAGACATAGTCGTTGTCCTGCCCTAGCGCCGCGCCGGTTTGGCCGCTGCGGCCGGGAGTGCCGGTGAGACCGAGCGGAATGCCGTTGGCCACAACCGTCCCCTTCTTCGCGTGGGCGATTTCCTCGAAAAAACCCCGGGCGGCCAGCTGGCGGTCGCGGCGGAACTGATCCTCGATGTTCTGCACCACACCGGCGGCGACGCCGGCAGCCTGCAACCTGCTCATGACATCGTAGGCATCGCGGCCGGCGGTCCACTCCTCGATCAGCCGATCCAGCTCGGCGGCATGTTCGAGTCGAGCGGCGAAGGTGGCGAAGCGCGCGTCCGCCGCCCACGCCGGGTCACCCATAGCGCGAGCGAAGCGCTGCCACTGCGCCTGGCTGGACACGGCGATGGCACACCAGCGGTCATCGCCCCGGCAGCGGTAGCAACCGTGCGGTGCGGCGTGGCGAGAGCGATTGCCCAGCCGCTCCGGCTCGCGGCCATTGGCGAGATACTCCATGAGCACGTGGCCGGCAACGCTTACCGTGGCCTCGAACTGCGAGAGGTTGATGTTCTGGCCTCGAGCGCTACGGCGCCGATACTCAAGTGCACATAGCACCGCAAACAACCCGTGCAGCGCGCTCACCGTATCGGGATAGGCGTACTGCGTGATGGTGCACGGACGCTCGGGCAAGCCCGAGACCAGGCCGAGGCCGGAGACGGCTTCGATGTTCGGCCCCCAGGTGATGTACGAGCGGCAGGGTCCGCTGTCGCCAAAGCCGGACGAGCTGAGCATGATGAGGTCGGGCTTCACTCGTCTGAGTTCTTGGTATCCCAGCCCCAGCTTGTCCATCACGCCGGTGCTGTAGTTCTCCACCACGACGTCGCAGCTTGCCACCAGACGTTTGGCCAGATCGACCGCCTGCGGTTGCGTGAGATCGAGTGTCACAAAGCGCTTGCCGGCGTTCCAGTCGGTGAACCACGGCGAGAGCTGCGTCTGAATACCCATCTCCGGCGCCCACGGCGGTATGTAGGCGCGGGTGACATCCGGCCGCTTCTGCGATTCCACCTTGATGACCTCGGCGCCGCAGTAGGCCAAGTGCCGCCCGATCCACGGGCCGGCCATGCCGGCGGTGAACTCGACGACGCGCAGGCCAGCGAGGGCCGCTACTGCAGAGGCAACAGCTTCCCCCTCCCGAAAAGGGGGATCGCCGGAGATTTCTTCCACCAGCGCAAATCCCCCCTGGCCCCCTTCTTTCGAAGGAAGCGACCTCCGTTGGGTGACAGGGGCGACGCCTTTCGGGACGACGCCGGCGTTCACGAGGGTACGCAGCGTTTCCTCAGACAGCCCCAGCTCGCCGCAGTAGATCTCCTCGTTGTGCTCGCCGAGCCGCGGGGCCGGGCGCGTAATGCGCCATGGCGTTTCGGCGTGGCGATACGGTGCCCCCGGATAGCGCAGCATGCGGCCGCCGCCATGATCGACGCTGACGAAGTACTCGCGGGCGGCGAGCTGAGCATCATGCACCACCGCCGCGGCGCGGTTGACCGGCGTGACCGCGAGGTGCCGGCGCTGCCCCTGGTGGTAGAACTCGGCGACCGTGAAATGAGCGGTCAACTCGGCGATGTAGTGATCCAACAGGTCGCGCGAGTCGTAGCGGTGGAACGCCTGGCCGTCGAAGATCGGGTCGAGCACGGCCCGGTTGCCGGTCACTTCAAAAATCCACTGCGCCAACGCGCGCCAGTGCGCCGGGCGGTTGACGATGAGGTAAACCGCACCGTCGCGGCAGGAATAGGCACCCGACGGCACCGCCGCGAACAACCCCGGCCCCCGACGCCGAGCAATTATCTGGTCGTCAAGCCACTTGCCGGCGCCGCAGACGTGGGTGACCGAGGCGGTGACCTCTTCCGCTGAAATGTCGACGTGCTGCCCGATCCCCGTCCGCGTGCTGTGGTGGAGCGCGATCAGACTGCTCACCGCCGCATAGGTCGAGGCCATCATGTCCGCCTGCGATCCGGCAAGTGTCACCGGTGGGTCGTCAGCTTCGCCGGTGACGTGCAAGGCGCCGCCCAAGGCAGCGGCGACCAGATCGGCGGAGTGAAAGTCCTTGTACGGCCCGGTCTGTCCGAAACCCGTGATCGAGGTGAGCACCAAGCGCGGGTTGAGTACCTTTAACTTCCCGTAGCCCAGGCCCAAGCCGTCCAGATAACCGGGCGGGAACGTTTCAATGACGATATCGCCTGTGCGAGCGAGCTGTTTGAACAGTGCCTGGCCTTCGGGATGATCGAGGTCAAGAGTGATGCTCCGCTTGCTGCTGTTGAGGTACAAGAACGACAGGCCGCGGTTCGGATCGGGCTGGTCGTGCCAGAAGGGCGGGAGGTTGCGGGCAGCATCACCGCCGGGCGGCTCGATCTTGATGACATCCGCGCCCATCTCAGCCAGCAGCTTGCCGCAGTAAGCGCCGGATTCACCGGCGAGCTCCAGGACCCGGCGGCCGCTGAGGGCGGATGGAGTTGTAACGCGCATGCCGGTAACAGCACTCACACGGTTTCGGGCTGACTCCGCGCAGCCTTGCTTGCGAGGCCGGCCCATTCACGTGTTGTGAGGTGAGCAGCGCAGCGGCGACCTCAGGCGGCGCCGACCGCATCGCGCGCGGCGATGTAGCCGAAGGTCATCGCCGGGCCGATGGTGGCACCGGCGCCGGGGTAGCTGTGGCCCATGGTCGCGGCCGAGCAGTTGCCAACGGCATAGAGGCCGGGAATCGGTTGTCCGGCTTCCGTCAGCACGCGCGCGCGGGCGTCGGCCTTCAAGCCGCCCTTGGTGCCGAGCTCGCCCGGATAGGCGGCGATGCCGTAGAAAGGCGGCGTCGCGATGGCAGCCAGGCAAGCATTCGGCTTCACCTTCTCGTCGCCGTAGTAGCGATCGAAAACCGTTTCGCCGCGGTGGAAGTCGAGATCCGTTCCGCTGCGCGCGTACTGGTTGAACTTGGTGATGGTAGCGCGCAGGCCGGCGGGGTCGAGGTCGAGTTGCGCCGCCAGGCCCTCCAGGGTGTCGGCTTTCTTCAGATAGCCTTTCAGCGGCTTCGGCAGCGCCCAGTCGGGTTGCTGCGAGGCCTGCAGGATCGGGCCGTAGGGGTACTTCTTGCGGAAGGTGGCATCGAAGACGACGTAGGCGGGCACACAGGGAGTGTCGGGGGTGTTGCTCTTGTACATCGCGTTGACGACGTCGATATACGGTGCGGCTTCGTTGACGAAGCGCTCGCCGCGCTTATTGACCATGATGCTACCAGGCAGTGACTTCTCGATTACCAAGATGCGAGCGTGCGACTCGCCCGGCACGAGCGTGACCGGTCCCCACCAGGCATCGTCCATGAGATCGAGGGCCGCACCCACCGCCAGGCCGAGGTTGATGGCGTCACCGGTGTTGGCGTGGTTGCCGCAGGACCACTCGGTGCGCGTCGGGTTGGGCAGGTATTTTTCGCGCATCGCCTGGTGGTGCTCGAAGCCGCCGGCGGCCAGCACCACGCCCTTGTCGGCACGAATACGGATGCGCCGGCCGTTCTTATCGGCAACCACGCCGACCACGCGGCCGTTTTCGACCACCAGTTCACGCGCCGCCGTCTGCAGCCAGAGCGGGATGCCGCGATCCATGAGCGAGCGGCGCAGCATGCCGACAAGTGCATTACCCATCGCTAGGTTACGGTCGCGTTTCGACTTGAAGCGCCACGGCAGATCGAGCCAGTAGCCGCCCATCAACTTCATCGTCAGCGCGATCCAGCCCGCCGCTCGCGTCAGCAAGGTGCGCGCTTCGAGCACGGTCATGAAGATGCGGTTCATGATCAGCATTTGCGGGTTCTGCTCGCGCAGGTTGAGAAACTCATCGCCGAGCAGTCGGGCGTCGAAATTGGTCGGCTCGATGCAGCGGCCGCCGGGGCGCCAGCCCGGGGCGTGGGGATAGTAATCGGCGTACTCGGGCAACGCCACGAACTTAACCCGCGAGTGCTCGGTGAGGTACTTGACCAACTGCGGCGCCTGTTCCAGGTAGGCCCGCAGGCGGTCTTCCGCCACCGCCTCGCCGACCGTGGCCTTGAGATACGCCCAGGCGTCTGCGGACGAGTCCTTGATGCCGACGCTGTCCATCAGGGGATTGCACGGCACCCACAAGCCGCCGCCCGACATCGCCGAGTTGCCGCCGTAGCGGTCGCTCTTCTCGATCAGCAGCGGCGCCGCGCCGCGATCGTAGGCCGTCAGCGCCGCCGTCATGGCGCCGGCGCCCGAACCGACGATCAAGAGGTCAACGGTCTGGTCCCAGTTTGTCGTGGCGGTGTCGGCGCTCATGTGACGACCTCCCTCAGTTGTTCGGTGCCCGGCTCGGCAACGCCAGCGTGGCGGTGCACGGCGTTACCGGGCCATCTTGGGTGGCGATGACGATTTCCAGATCGACTCGGTGCTCACCGTCGGTGATGTACTTCTTGGTCACCTTGCCGGTGATGATCATGCCGTCGCCGGCGCAGACGTTGCCGCGCATGGCGATGTTCATCCGCCGCACGGTGCTCCGCGGGCCGCCCCAATCGGTCATGAAGCGGCTGATCATGCCCATGTTGAACGGGGTATTGACGAAGATGTCCTTGGTCTTCGAGCGTTGCTGGGCGTACTCGCGGTT harbors:
- the smpB gene encoding SsrA-binding protein SmpB → MQQSEGEKIIAVNRKARHDYFIEESCEAGLVLTGSEVKSLRAGKANLKDSYARIERGEAWLVNAHISEYNPSAQFGHEPTRRRKLLLHAREIDRLTGKTKERGLTLVPLRLYFKNGRAKVELGLGRGKKQYDKRESIKERETRREVDRAMKQ
- a CDS encoding CoA transferase, producing MRVTTPSALSGRRVLELAGESGAYCGKLLAEMGADVIKIEPPGGDAARNLPPFWHDQPDPNRGLSFLYLNSSKRSITLDLDHPEGQALFKQLARTGDIVIETFPPGYLDGLGLGYGKLKVLNPRLVLTSITGFGQTGPYKDFHSADLVAAALGGALHVTGEADDPPVTLAGSQADMMASTYAAVSSLIALHHSTRTGIGQHVDISAEEVTASVTHVCGAGKWLDDQIIARRRGPGLFAAVPSGAYSCRDGAVYLIVNRPAHWRALAQWIFEVTGNRAVLDPIFDGQAFHRYDSRDLLDHYIAELTAHFTVAEFYHQGQRRHLAVTPVNRAAAVVHDAQLAAREYFVSVDHGGGRMLRYPGAPYRHAETPWRITRPAPRLGEHNEEIYCGELGLSEETLRTLVNAGVVPKGVAPVTQRRSLPSKEGGQGGFALVEEISGDPPFREGEAVASAVAALAGLRVVEFTAGMAGPWIGRHLAYCGAEVIKVESQKRPDVTRAYIPPWAPEMGIQTQLSPWFTDWNAGKRFVTLDLTQPQAVDLAKRLVASCDVVVENYSTGVMDKLGLGYQELRRVKPDLIMLSSSGFGDSGPCRSYITWGPNIEAVSGLGLVSGLPERPCTITQYAYPDTVSALHGLFAVLCALEYRRRSARGQNINLSQFEATVSVAGHVLMEYLANGREPERLGNRSRHAAPHGCYRCRGDDRWCAIAVSSQAQWQRFARAMGDPAWAADARFATFAARLEHAAELDRLIEEWTAGRDAYDVMSRLQAAGVAAGVVQNIEDQFRRDRQLAARGFFEEIAHAKKGTVVANGIPLGLTGTPGRSGQTGAALGQDNDYVFGELLGLTPDEIQAYVEAGAIERE
- a CDS encoding FAD-binding protein → MSADTATTNWDQTVDLLIVGSGAGAMTAALTAYDRGAAPLLIEKSDRYGGNSAMSGGGLWVPCNPLMDSVGIKDSSADAWAYLKATVGEAVAEDRLRAYLEQAPQLVKYLTEHSRVKFVALPEYADYYPHAPGWRPGGRCIEPTNFDARLLGDEFLNLREQNPQMLIMNRIFMTVLEARTLLTRAAGWIALTMKLMGGYWLDLPWRFKSKRDRNLAMGNALVGMLRRSLMDRGIPLWLQTAARELVVENGRVVGVVADKNGRRIRIRADKGVVLAAGGFEHHQAMREKYLPNPTRTEWSCGNHANTGDAINLGLAVGAALDLMDDAWWGPVTLVPGESHARILVIEKSLPGSIMVNKRGERFVNEAAPYIDVVNAMYKSNTPDTPCVPAYVVFDATFRKKYPYGPILQASQQPDWALPKPLKGYLKKADTLEGLAAQLDLDPAGLRATITKFNQYARSGTDLDFHRGETVFDRYYGDEKVKPNACLAAIATPPFYGIAAYPGELGTKGGLKADARARVLTEAGQPIPGLYAVGNCSAATMGHSYPGAGATIGPAMTFGYIAARDAVGAA